The following proteins are co-located in the Conyzicola lurida genome:
- a CDS encoding helix-turn-helix domain-containing protein yields the protein MGDDDTGIHCRLDELLAERGMTLTRLSELVGVSIVNLSVLKNDRAKAIRYSTLSAICDALECEVGELLVRG from the coding sequence ATGGGGGACGACGACACCGGCATCCACTGCCGGCTCGACGAGTTGCTGGCCGAGAGAGGGATGACGCTCACGAGGCTGAGCGAGCTGGTGGGGGTGAGCATCGTCAACCTGTCGGTGCTCAAGAACGACCGGGCAAAGGCGATCAGGTACTCGACGCTGTCGGCGATCTGCGATGCGTTGGAGTGCGAGGTGGGGGAGTTGCTGGTGCGGGGCTAG